The sequence GGAACCGGGCGATGACAGCGAGAGCGAGGCGCGGGCGTGCCACAAGCGTATTGCGAGCGCAGCGAAGCAATCCAGGCTGCCGCCGCGGATGCATTTCTGGATTGCTTCGCTACGCTCGCAATGACGGAGACTGCGGGCGCGGCGTGCGATAACAAAAACACTGCCGGCTCTGACACAGGATCCCCCGATGAAACTCCCCGCCTCCCCCTTCACCGTCACCGACTGGAGCAAGGTTGCGCCGACGACACATGCCGGCGAGACCGGACAGGCCCTCTGGCGCACGCTCAATATCGGCGACTTGCGGGTGCGGATGGTCGAGTATTCGCCGGGCTATCTCGCCGACCATTGGTGCGACCGCGGCCACGTCATTTTCGTGGTCAAGGGCGAGCTCGATTCGGAACTGCGCGACGGCCGCAAGTTCAAGCTGACGGCGGGCATGAGCTACCAGGTCTCGGACTTCGGCGACGCCGCGCACCGGTCCTCGACGGCCACCGGCGCGACGCTTTTCATCGTCGATTGAGGGCTGACTCGCGGTGTATTTGCACCGCAAAATAGCAAAGTTCCGGGACGCGCCGGACCACGGGTGGTGCCTTGAAGAAGTCCAAATATCTCGCTATATTGTGATCATCGATACTTGGCCGAACGACTGGGCCGCTTCGCCTCGTCTAAGACAGGCGCGCACGCTTCAGATGACTTCTCCAAAACATCGACTCATCAGGGCTATGGG is a genomic window of Bradyrhizobium sp. CB1717 containing:
- a CDS encoding DHCW motif cupin fold protein encodes the protein MKLPASPFTVTDWSKVAPTTHAGETGQALWRTLNIGDLRVRMVEYSPGYLADHWCDRGHVIFVVKGELDSELRDGRKFKLTAGMSYQVSDFGDAAHRSSTATGATLFIVD